DNA from Chloroflexota bacterium:
AAGCCGATGAGCAGGGAGAAAAGGATCACACCGCTGATCCTGGCGAATTCAAAGAGCAGCTCACGTTGTTTCAAGGTCATAGATACGCCTCCATTACCTGGCGCTCCTGCCGCTTCAGGCCAAGCATGTAAAGGCCATATTCTTCCTCAGTGACCCTGGCGGCTTCGGGGAAGATGCCCACGATCTGGCCATTATACATCACGGCGATGCGATCAGCCAGGCTCATCACCTCGGAGAGGTCGGCAGAGACCAAAAGTACAGCACAGCCCTCGCTCCGTTTCCGCACTATCTGCTGGTGGACGAACTCCGTGGCCCCCACGTCGATGCCCCGCGTGGGCTGAGCGGCGATGAGCAACCTAGGGTTCGCCGAGAACTCTCTGGCGATGACCACTTTTTGCATGTTCCCACCGGAGAGAGCACTTACGGGTACTTGTCCATCAGGAGCACGAATATCGAACTCCTTTATCAGCTTGTCCCCATGATGATTGATGAGCTTCAGGTTCAGGGCCAGTCGCTGGGCGAAGGGGGGACGATAATAGCGATCCACAATGAGGTTCTCTTGCAGGCTGGCCCCTAAAGCCAGTCCATTGGTGAGCCGGTCCTCGGGTATGTGAGCCACTCCCACCTCGCGGATCTGTCGTGGCTGTCTCCCCAGAATTTGGGTGCTGTCCACGAGGGCACTGCCAGAGGTGGGCCGGCGCAGGCCGGTGAGGACCTCCACCAGCTCTGTCTGCCCATTGCCCTCCACCCCGGCGATGCCCAGGATCTCGCCAGCGTAAACGTTTAAGGAAACGTCCTGCAAGGCCACGTGGCCAGCCTCGGTCATATAGGTAAGCCCCCGCACCTGGAGGACAGGCCCACCACGCTGAAGCGGTGGCTTATCTATGGACATAAAGACCTCCCGCCCCACCATCATCCGCGCGATCTCCACCTCAGTGGCCTGCGGGGTGAACATAGTGCCCATAACCCGACCATTGCGCATCACGGTCACCCGGTCGGAGACCTCCTTCACCTCCCTGAGTTTGTGCGTGATGAAGATCACCGTCTTGCCCTGCTCCACTAACTTGCGCACCGCTGCGAAGAGCTCCCGGGTCTCCTGGGGAGTGAGCACAGAGGAAGGCTCGTCCAGGATGAGGATCTTAGCCCCCCGATAGAGGGCCTTCAAGATCTCCACCCGCTGGCGCATGCCCACCGGGATGGACTCCACGGTCGCCATAGGCATTACGCTCAGACCGTATTGTTTGGAGAGATCCTCGGTGATCTGAATAGCCTCAGTGATATCGATGAACCCCCGGTTTTCGGGCTCCTGGCCCAGGACGATGTTCTGGGCCACAGTAAAGGAGGGCACCAGCATGAAGTTCTGATGCACCATCCCGATGCCCAGGGCGATGGCCACGTGGGGGCTGGGGATATGCGCCCGTTTACCCCACAGCCAGATTTCTCCCTGGGTGGGTTGCTCCAAGCCATAGAGAATCTTCATCAAGGTGGTTTTCCCAGCGCCGTTTTCGCCCACCAGGGCATGGATTTCGCCAGGTTCCACGCTGAAATCCACCCGGTCGTTGGCCACCACCTCGTTGGGATATATCTTCGTGATCTTGCGCATATCAATGAGGGATGCCACCGTTCGCTCCCTTTGGCCCTGTGTAAGGTAGACATCTCGTCCCCCTTACACAGGGCGTTGTTCTAGAGGGGGGAGAGCTCTCCCCCTTGTCGAAACTACTTGATGACTGTGTTTACCTTGATGGTCCCGTCCAGGATCTTCTTTTCGGCCTCGTCGATCTTCTTCTTGATGTCATCGGGTGTGTATTGCTCGTAGTACTTATTCTTGGCCAGGCCAACGCCTCCCTCCTTGATGCCCAGAGCCTCTGCTGAGCCATAGGGTAGCTTGCCCTCCAGGTGCAGCTTGATGGCCCGGTAGAGTGAATTATCCACGTTCTTCATCATGGAGGTGAGGATGTTCTTAGTGAGAGCTGGATCGCTACTCTCGAAGAGCAGGGCCTGGTCAGAGTCCACGCCGATGGCGTAGCGCTTCTGGGCCTTGGCCGCCTCGAAGATGCCCGCCCCGGTGCCACCGGCCACGTTGAAGATGATGTCGGCGCCCTGATTATACATGGCCAGTGAGATCTCCTTACCTTTGGCCGGGTCGTTCCAGCCTCCAGCATACTGGACGATCACCTGGGTCTCCGGATCGGCATCCTTGGCACCCTGTTTGTAGCCAACGATGAAGTCATTGATCACCGGGATGTCCTGGCCACCAATGACACCAATGACCTTCTGAGGATTGGCCATCTCCATCTTCGACTTAGTCACCAGCCCGGCATAGAGACCCGCCAGGTATGAGCCCTCATTCTGCTTGTAGGTGATGGAGTATACGTTCTTCAAGCCTTTGGAGTAATCCACCGAGACGTCGAAGATCATGAACTTCTTGTCGGGGTGCTTAGGGGCCACGTTCTCCAAGTACTCCTTCATCTGCCAGGTGCCACAGATGATGATATCATATTTGGAGTCAGCGGCGTCTATAAGGGCAGGCTCCCACTTGGATGGATCGGTACCGGCCTCGATGATCTTAGCCTCGATGCCGAAGTCCTTCTTGGCTTCCTCGATACCGCGGGCCGCTGAGTCAAAGAAGGATTTATCACCCAAGACACCGTTGATCACCACCAGCACGCGGGGTTTCGCTGCCTCCGACGCTTTAGGGGTCTCAGCAGCTTTGGTGGGCGCCGGTGTAGCGGCGGGGCCACAGGCTGTCAATAGCATGCCAGCCACCATAGCTACTGTAAAGAGCACATACAGATACCGTTTCATGTTACAACCTCCTTTAGGATATTATTGGCTTCTTTCCTCCGCGAGAATCATGAACCAATTTCGCCCAAAACTCCCTTAGCCATCCATAGACACCTGTCTGCCGCCAGGTTCTGTTTTTCATGATATCCCTGCTAGGGTGACGGGTGAGGAACTGTCCGGCATGCCGACAGGATATCATACGGATGCGCTCCTGACCAGCCCTACCCAACCTACTGCACTGTTTGCAGTGGATCAAACTACTCTATCTATCACCTCCCCTCATTCGAGCGCCGCTGCCACCATCTCTCAGAGATGGACTCGCTCCGCGCTAAACACCAGCTCCGCCTTGAGGCTCCTCTGCCGGAGCCCCGGAGTTGAGTACGACAGCACCAATAGCAGGCCTTTCTATATCGCCAGGTAGCGTTCCCAAGGTATGGGTTCGCCGACCAGGTAGATGAGCAACCGTTTGAGCTGCTCCAAGTCCCTGCGGTCCACCGCCTCTACCGCTGAGTGGGTATAACGGCATGGAAAAGAGAGCACCGTGGAAGGTATCCCCCTATGTAGAAATGGTAGCGGAGAGGCGGCCGTGGTGAGGCCCATAATCACCTCTCTTTGCAGGGGGATGCCACACTCCCGGGCGACATCCTCTACCAGCCGCCTCAGTCCCTGGTGGGAGATGAAGCCGGTCAGGGTTCCCCGCAGATGATCCATCACCTTGATGGCCGGGCCCTGCCCCAAGGACATCTCCCCCTGACCCTTGGTGTCGGGCGTATCCAGAGCCACTGTGGCGTCGACACCGATGGCCATGTCCGGCTCGATGGCATAGGCAACAGGGGCAGCTCCCCGCAGAACAGCCTCCTCTTGGACAGTGAAGGCTAGGTAGAGGTCGCAGGCCCGCTTATCTCGAGCTTCCTGGGCTAGTTCTAACAACAAAGCACAGCCCGCCCGGTCATCCAGGGACTTGGCAGAGAGTGTATCACTGCTGAGGATGGAGAAGCAAGCCCTATAGGTGATACAGTCGCCCACTCTGACCCCCAATAGCCGAGCCTGCTCCCCACTCCTGGCCCCCACATCCAGGAAAACCTTATCCAGGGTGGTAGCTTCTGAGCCAAGCCCCAGGTGCTGGGGCTTGCTGCCAGCCACTGCCTCTAGATGGCCCTTTTGGGTCCAAAGATCCAGGCGTTGGCCGGGCAAGGACTGTTCAGCGATGCCCCCTACTCGTTCGATCCGAACGAAGCCATCGTCTTCGATTCTTCTGACCACAAAGCCCACCTCATCCATATGGGCGAAGAGCATCAGGCGGGGCTTGGGCCCCGGGAGGTGAGCCACGACGTTGCCGATACTATCGGCCTTGGCCTCCAGACCGTAACCCCTCAGGCGACCTATGATATAAGCCCCAACTCTATCCTCAAAGCCGGAAATGCCGGGCAGGGCGGTCAGCTCCTCTAGCAGTCTAAGGTCCAGGCTCATGGGAGAGCACCCTCAGCCGCTTTGCGTAGGACGTTCATTTTCCTTACCTTCTCTTCCAGATGTTCTGGCTTGCCTACGTCCGAACGATGGTACAGGGCACCCAGTTTCCCCAAAGCGATGGCCCTCTCTACCTTCTCCTCCGCCTCAGTTACGGTAGCGGCCTGGGCGGCCACAGCCAGGGCTCGGGAGCCGGTGGTGAAGAATCGTCCATCCCTCTCCTCCACAGCCCCGAAATAAAGCTCCGCCCCAGCTTCCAGTATCGCCTTTTCCACCACCTGAAACTCTTGGTTCGCCTTGGGCACCTCAGGGTAGCCAGGGGGAACTAGATATTTGCACACTGTGGCCAGGGGCTGGAATCTGATCTGGGGCATCTGGCCACAGGCGATGCCAGCGCATCCATCCACGAAGTCATCGACCAAAAGCGCTAGGGCGTTGATAGCCTCCGGATCGCCAAAGCGGACGTTGAACTCCACGACCAGCGGCCCCTGGCTGGTGAGCATAAACTGGCCATAGAGTACCCCCCGGTAGGGCTTCTGAGTCATGTCTTGGATGGACTGAATGACCTTAGCCACCAATCCTTGGGCGACCTCCGCTTCCTCCTGGGAGACGAAGGGTAGGAGATGATTTGGGCAGGAATAAGAGCCCATGCCCCCGGTCATATCCCCCAGGTCTCCCTCCCGGGCGAGCTTGTAATCTTGGATCAACGGCATAGAGACGATCCTTTCCCCATCAGAGAAGACCATCAGGGAGAACTCCTCACCCTCCAGTTTCTCTTCCAGAAGCACCCGACCATCCTGAGCAATGAGGTCAGCAGCATAGGCCACGGTCTCCCTCATCCCTCTCAGTTGTTTGCCTGTGACCCTTACACCCTTCCCCGAAGACAAGCCCACGGGCTTTACGGCCACCTCCGGCGTCTTGGCCAGGTAGCCCTGCACTTCCTCCCGGGAACGAGTCTCTCTGTGGTCCGGGTAGCCATAGCCGATAAATTCGCGCATCAATTGGCGCATGAAGCCCTTATCCGCCTCTAGCCGCGCCTGGTCGGCGTAAGGGCCGACTACAGCCAGCCCCTTCCCAGCCAACAGGTCCACGGCGCTGTGCACCAGCGGCTCCTCCGACCCTATGATTACCAGATCGGGCTTGATGCGAGCGAAGTAATCAGCTAGGCTTCTGGTATCCTGCAGGCTGCCCAGCTCGTATCCTCGGGAGAGGCGGGCGATGCCCGGGTTCGCAGCCCCTAAATAGGAGTACAATTGCACTGAGTTAGCGCTGCGGGCAATGGCCCGGGCGATGGCATGTTCCCTGCCGCCATGTCCTACCAGTCCTACTTTCATAGGGCGACCCCCACCTGTCGTAGGAGCCTTGCTTGGGACATGAATGCTCGCACCCTTACCTCGTCTATCCTGTTTTCTGTCCTTCCATCCTCCTTAAAATGACTGCCGATGATGGCGCCATCGGCCACGGCCAATGTGGCCGCCAGTGTATCCAGATTCACCCCGCTGCCCACTAAAACAGGGCCAGATAATGCCTTTTTCACTGCGGCCACCGTATCTAAGGATGTGGACTTGCCGGTGCCCGCCCCAGTGACGATGACTGCATCCGCCAGTCCTCTGTGGAAGGCGTCCTCCGCCAGGTCAGCGATGTCTCGCCCTACCAATCCATAAGTATTCTTGCCCTGGATGTCAGCCAAGATGGCGATACGGCCCAGGTCTCTGGACTGACGAAGCCTCTGCAAATAGGGGGCCGCTGCTTGCATAACCCCGCTGTCCGAGACCACCGACTCCACAAAGACTTCGGCCCGGATGAAACGGGCGCCCACGGCCTCAGCGATGATCAACTCCGCCGCAAAGTCGTTGAAGAGCACGTTCACGCCCAGGGGCAGGGAGGTGGCCTGCCGCACGACGTAGGCGATGATGCTCATCCAGGACACTGTGGTATAGCCCACCTCTGCAGGCAGATAGGGGTAATCGTTGTAGTTCTCCACCAGGAGGGCATCCACCCCACCCCTCTCTAGGGCTTGAGCGTCGGCTACTGCACGCCGGAGTAGCTCCTCCAGTGGGGCCCCGCTGTAGCGGGGCGCGCCAGGCAGTGCTTCAAGATGAACCATGCCGATGATGGGTTTGGCTGTGCCGAATATCTCTGCGATGCTCAGGATAACTCTTCGCCCCCTTCCTCTAAGAAAAGTTTAAGTTCTCGGTAAGTTGGAATACCAGCCTGGGGCCCAGGCTTAGTAGTGGCCAGAGCACCAGCGGCGTTGGCCCAAAGGGCGCAGGTCTCCAGATCCCAGCCCCGCTCCCAACCATAAAGAAAGGCTCCATCGAAGCAGTCTCCAGCACCGGTAGTGTCCACAACCTCCACAGCAAAGCCAGCATAGTAGGTTAACCGACCTTTCGTGTAAAGAGCTGCGCCTTTCTCGCCTCGTTTGATAGCTATGATGCCCACACCCAAACTAGCCAAGTACTGACAGGCCTCAGATAAGATCTCTTTCCCAGACAGGCGGTAACATTCCCTTTCATTCAGCAGGAGCAGATCGGCCCA
Protein-coding regions in this window:
- a CDS encoding BMP family ABC transporter substrate-binding protein, which encodes MKRYLYVLFTVAMVAGMLLTACGPAATPAPTKAAETPKASEAAKPRVLVVINGVLGDKSFFDSAARGIEEAKKDFGIEAKIIEAGTDPSKWEPALIDAADSKYDIIICGTWQMKEYLENVAPKHPDKKFMIFDVSVDYSKGLKNVYSITYKQNEGSYLAGLYAGLVTKSKMEMANPQKVIGVIGGQDIPVINDFIVGYKQGAKDADPETQVIVQYAGGWNDPAKGKEISLAMYNQGADIIFNVAGGTGAGIFEAAKAQKRYAIGVDSDQALLFESSDPALTKNILTSMMKNVDNSLYRAIKLHLEGKLPYGSAEALGIKEGGVGLAKNKYYEQYTPDDIKKKIDEAEKKILDGTIKVNTVIK
- a CDS encoding M42 family metallopeptidase; amino-acid sequence: MSLDLRLLEELTALPGISGFEDRVGAYIIGRLRGYGLEAKADSIGNVVAHLPGPKPRLMLFAHMDEVGFVVRRIEDDGFVRIERVGGIAEQSLPGQRLDLWTQKGHLEAVAGSKPQHLGLGSEATTLDKVFLDVGARSGEQARLLGVRVGDCITYRACFSILSSDTLSAKSLDDRAGCALLLELAQEARDKRACDLYLAFTVQEEAVLRGAAPVAYAIEPDMAIGVDATVALDTPDTKGQGEMSLGQGPAIKVMDHLRGTLTGFISHQGLRRLVEDVARECGIPLQREVIMGLTTAASPLPFLHRGIPSTVLSFPCRYTHSAVEAVDRRDLEQLKRLLIYLVGEPIPWERYLAI
- the purD gene encoding phosphoribosylamine--glycine ligase, whose product is MKVGLVGHGGREHAIARAIARSANSVQLYSYLGAANPGIARLSRGYELGSLQDTRSLADYFARIKPDLVIIGSEEPLVHSAVDLLAGKGLAVVGPYADQARLEADKGFMRQLMREFIGYGYPDHRETRSREEVQGYLAKTPEVAVKPVGLSSGKGVRVTGKQLRGMRETVAYAADLIAQDGRVLLEEKLEGEEFSLMVFSDGERIVSMPLIQDYKLAREGDLGDMTGGMGSYSCPNHLLPFVSQEEAEVAQGLVAKVIQSIQDMTQKPYRGVLYGQFMLTSQGPLVVEFNVRFGDPEAINALALLVDDFVDGCAGIACGQMPQIRFQPLATVCKYLVPPGYPEVPKANQEFQVVEKAILEAGAELYFGAVEERDGRFFTTGSRALAVAAQAATVTEAEEKVERAIALGKLGALYHRSDVGKPEHLEEKVRKMNVLRKAAEGALP
- a CDS encoding ABC transporter ATP-binding protein; this encodes MASLIDMRKITKIYPNEVVANDRVDFSVEPGEIHALVGENGAGKTTLMKILYGLEQPTQGEIWLWGKRAHIPSPHVAIALGIGMVHQNFMLVPSFTVAQNIVLGQEPENRGFIDITEAIQITEDLSKQYGLSVMPMATVESIPVGMRQRVEILKALYRGAKILILDEPSSVLTPQETRELFAAVRKLVEQGKTVIFITHKLREVKEVSDRVTVMRNGRVMGTMFTPQATEVEIARMMVGREVFMSIDKPPLQRGGPVLQVRGLTYMTEAGHVALQDVSLNVYAGEILGIAGVEGNGQTELVEVLTGLRRPTSGSALVDSTQILGRQPRQIREVGVAHIPEDRLTNGLALGASLQENLIVDRYYRPPFAQRLALNLKLINHHGDKLIKEFDIRAPDGQVPVSALSGGNMQKVVIAREFSANPRLLIAAQPTRGIDVGATEFVHQQIVRKRSEGCAVLLVSADLSEVMSLADRIAVMYNGQIVGIFPEAARVTEEEYGLYMLGLKRQERQVMEAYL
- a CDS encoding BtpA/SgcQ family protein; amino-acid sequence: MVHLEALPGAPRYSGAPLEELLRRAVADAQALERGGVDALLVENYNDYPYLPAEVGYTTVSWMSIIAYVVRQATSLPLGVNVLFNDFAAELIIAEAVGARFIRAEVFVESVVSDSGVMQAAAPYLQRLRQSRDLGRIAILADIQGKNTYGLVGRDIADLAEDAFHRGLADAVIVTGAGTGKSTSLDTVAAVKKALSGPVLVGSGVNLDTLAATLAVADGAIIGSHFKEDGRTENRIDEVRVRAFMSQARLLRQVGVAL